The Citrus sinensis cultivar Valencia sweet orange chromosome 4, DVS_A1.0, whole genome shotgun sequence DNA segment TCTTGGAGTCATTACCGGTTTCTTATTCTTCGACTGACTTTTTGTGTTTCGTTGCAGCATTTGCTGAACTATTGGACAATTCATTGGATGAGGtattttgtgttaaatacTTTACATGTGATGGAGGAtgtgcattttctttctcctgTGCCAATAgtttttcttgcttttggTGGCAGGTATGCAATGGAGCTACATATAGTAATATAGATATGCTTATAAATAGGAAGGATGGAAGCAGAATGTTGCTGATAGAAGGTATTTAGCATTCCCTCCTTTTTAATCTTGAATCCAGGCTTATTACTATAACCATGTAGTCTGTCATATTGCAATATCATTTTTGCGCTTTTGAAATGGGAAAGAACACCAAATTGTTATATAACTGTGCTGCCCTATCTCTTTGTTGGGGTCATTTGCATAGAACAGAATAGTTATCTTTTCGAAGATAAGATTGAGGGCCTAGTtgcattaaattcaaattcaccTTTTGACATCTCTATGGGCCTTTGATTCTAAGGATTTCAAAggtaattctttctttttatttgtttgaattcGGAAGGGGTTTCAAGCTAGTTGATATGGGTAGATGATAGTGGAAacacaagagaaaaaaagaagcacaaaGTTTCAAGGAGAAAACTtggacaatttttttaagatgaagATGATAACGCGTTTATGTTTACAACTGTTTAAGTACTCTAAAACAAACCAATTCCTACAGTCTTGAGGTATTCgcaaagataaaaattactttgctaagcaaacaaattgaaacaaaCGGCATTGAAATCCACGTTTCCTACAAAAGTACACTAGGtggcaaaaatttgaatttgaaggcCAAAATAATGGAATTTGACCAAAATCTAATGTTGTTTCTTTCGATCCCTTACTGAAGCAACTTCAATGACACTTATTTGCCTTATTCTGACTCCGGATATCTGCAATATCAGCAGAGGGCAGTTCAGTTTTCAGGACagtgtgttttttattttttattttttaaaatacacagATATTCTGATTGCTTTTTATTGCTTTAGGTTGCCCCTTTAGGGTGATTCGTTTAGGTGCTTTATGTATTCCTGAGCCAGTTCATTATTCcactttttcaataaataggTTCAGCTTCTTATCAAAGAATGTTTCAAGTTATTACTACTGTAATCTGTTCTACTTCTAACCCACTTCACCAAGATCCTAAATGCTTCTGAAACCTTAGGGATTGGTTTGTGTGATATTCATTGGTGGCTGTAAGTAAACACCGGTCAACTTTTATCAGAAAGCTCACATACCAGTGTGAAAAGGAAATTAAGACAAGGTGAGGATGGACGGAGGTGGATGGAGTATATCCAACTACCTCAATGTCTTTGTATATGGTGTAGTGATAAGCATATTGATGTTTTACCACTTAAAACATTTAAGTTCTTCAGCTAGCAACTTCTGTGTGTCATTAAATAGATCTTCTGAGGTTTATAGTTTCCAACTCTCTCTGTGACATTTGAACTTCTTAAGGGTAATGCGCATGATGCTTTCTAGGGATTGCCTTGTTAAACATCAACAAACTCTATTTTGTCTGAGGCTTTATATTTTCCAATTCTCTCTGTGATATGTGAACTTTCTAAGGGTAGCGGGCATGATGCTTTCTAGGGACTGTCTTGTCAAACATCAACCATGTGTCTTTCATGATTACCTTTTGTTCCATGTGATTTTTAAACTGCTTTTCTGAGTTATTTGTATAAGAAGGTAATATTGTTTTGTTTCCACAATACAAAGCATACTGGCTGCGGTGATTTCAGATTGCTAAAAGAACTGCTTTGTGAACTAAGAGACTGCTGCAAAAGTAAAAGACGAATAAGAGAATCTAATATTGCTACTCAAATAAGATCTAATattgctctttttcttttatttatttttatttttttcaaaattatcaattttcttggtcttttcatatgtacgcgtgtgtgtgtatatgaGCATGGTTATATGTGAATATTAAAATCTGATTGTGTCACAAAATTTCTTGTCAACTATTTTGAGATTGCGATGGTTAATCTTTATCTGCATATGTATTTTAGAGTTTAACATTTCATGTCAACTGTATGGTCATATGGATTGCTAGCTTTCAAGGGTGCTagaaatgtttttatttttggacgGTTTATTTTCCAATTCAAAGATGTTGCAGTTGTGTTCTAATTTGCCATCTCTTTGGAGTTTTCATTGTATTTGCTTTGCAGATAATGGTGGTGGCATGAATCCTGATAAAATGCGGCACTGCATGTCCCTTGGTTATTCTGCGAAAAGCAAAGCAGCTAACACTATTGGACAATGTAAACTTCTACTCCTTTGgtggaattttattttaattttttttgttttttcaaaccTGTTTATTTCTTAGTTgtagaaattatatatatccTTTAATCAGATGGCAACGGATTTAAGACAAGCACCATGAGACTTGGGGCAGATGTTATTGTATTCTCATGTTGCTGCGGAAAAGATGGAAAAAGGTTTGTCTTTGGTCTGTTTATATTATGTCTTCTATGCTGCTCTTTGAGTGCCTTATACAAAGGCAAGTCTGTCCCACCTTTGTGAATTGTCAGCATGGCTAGTGGAAACTGTGTTTCTAATAGACAAACATTGAAAGATCTTCAATCATgtgaaaaagaagatgaaggTATTGTGTGAATGAACTACTGTTTATGTACCGTTTTATGTTTTAAGATGTTACTGAGACCAGAAAATGGTTTATAATTTctggaaaatttttattttgtgagaCTTTCACGAAGTAAACTCTGGGTTCTAATTGTTTATTCTAAGTTTCAActgtttcatattttatttgctaaaccatttgcattttcttttttgtttgttctgAACTAATTGAACTTTTTGCTGTTGCTTTTAGCCCTACACGGAGTATTGGATTGCTGTCTTACACGTTCTTGAGGAGCACGGGAAAGGAAGATATTGTAGTGCCTATGGTAATGACAATTGAAAGTTTTAATGTGTATTGGAGTAGGTCTCACATATTCATCATCTATGTGCAAgttcttgttttctatttgGATTAATCAATTAGTTTTATACAATCAATGCCTGCAAGGTTTTAATGCTTGCAAATATGACATATATGCGTTATTAATCTCTTTTGTctgttaatgaaaaaaaaaaattatctgttTTCTGGGTGTTCTAGtgactatttatttatttattttggcatTGGAGTTTTACTTTTCAGTGATAATGTGGGATGTTGTACCATGTGTGTTTATGGTTGACATTGGTTGTTAGCCTGTGATGCCACACCGTCTACATTTTTGTTGTTCGTGATATTAAACCATCTTTGGTGTTTTcctttgaaaaggaaaaaccgTGAAGCACCTGATTTTGGGATCTATTCATCACTGTCTGCTGGTGCTTGATTGTTAAATTCACTATTTGGGTTGTATGGTATACTTTCTGAAAATTCATAGTTTACATGATTTCATGGCACATAATAATGAGTAGTAACCATTTTTCTGCTCATATACCATATCCCTATTACTAAACTTTTTATTGGGTTGATTTTGGAATGAGGTTCATTTAGTTTTAAGTTCCTACAGAATCTGTGTTCACATTTAGTGCTATTGActctttctttataaattgaaatgaatagCTGGACTATGAAGGGAGTCAGCAAGAGTGGAAGAAGATAATTCGGTCTTCTCTCGATGATTGGAACAGAAATGTGGAAACGATAGTCCAATGGTCTCCATTCTCCAGTGAAGCAGACCTGCTTCATCAGGTGATTTACTATTTTGTGTAGAACAAAGTACATGTTATGATATGTAAATGTCTTCTTAATTCCTCTTcttaatcagtttcaagcTATTGTTTTTTGGTTGGTGAATATGTGTTAACTTTTGACTTGAGCTTAAGTTGATAGGCAAGAGCCGACGAAAGTATTTAAGCTTTCATGTCTCCTCATGTATGGATCAAACACAACCCAACCTAACCCAACCATAAACATAATGacaaacacaattttttttaatataaaaaaaaactcaaagttttaatttaaccAATACAATAGTGGAAATCAAACACAATGGCACTTGGTCAACCCGCTATAATATTACGTGAAGTTATTACTTGACCCAAAAGTTTAAGATGATATTTAAGGACCCAGAAATAGTATATAAGTTTTATCAGCACGaaatatatttgaataaaCACAACaagaatatatttaaaaacgttaggaatatattttaatgtgtAAACTTCAAATGCCCACGTCAGTTGGACATGCGCTTTTGATTCTATGATTTATCTTGATCTCAAGCTCTGTAGTTGTAACCATAGGAGCAGTTTGGTTTTTGTGAACaacttgttcatttttttgtaaatattcTTATAGATTGATTCATAAATACTTCAATATTGAGAAATAGCTAAGAAAAATAGGAAATGAAATTCGCATGCTAACTTTTCTCGGAAATTCTGCAGAGTAATGAGGTTATATGAATTGCCTAGCACATTTATAGTACCTATCATTTTGGGTTTATTAAACAGCTTTACAGAGATCCGTTTtcacttatattatttttttagttctGAGGGTTAGTAGGTTTCTGATGTCTAATGTGTTTGGCAAGTTTTTCTGCAAGTAGTTTGCCAACTACAGGTTTGTGATTATGATGCTgtgattgtaattgttgatTCCCTGGCAATCTCCTGATCATGAAATGCattggttttatttatttttcaaaatttcccaTAAACTATATTTGTGTAATGTCCAATGTTAagtttcattttgattttccaAATCAAGTTTATTCCTTTAAATTTCTGCTGTAATCTAATTTGTGGGGTTTCTGCTGAGGACATGTCTATATGACTCTTCTAGAAAGATGTCggtataaattctttttttatcctGCACTTTCTAATTGAGTCAATCCTTGTGCTCGTATGGCCAAGCTTAAAATGTTCTCGTGTTTGGATTGCTGgttaattattaaactttGACCATGTAGCTTAAATAACACATGTGCGCACATGCAAAGTGTCGCATGTTTTAATACATTGCCATTAAGTTTGCACTTTGCCTCTGGTATGGTTTGTAAGTGTTGCCAATTTGCCATTGCTTCATTGTGGTTTAGAGCTAGGTTACATAATtgctggtttttatttttctttttttgggttttcttGCCCTCTATTGTTGTCGAAATATGATTATTTCTGACTTGgttgtttctttctttactTTGTAGTTTAATCTGATGAAAGATCATGGGACACGCATAATTATATACAACCTTTGGGAGGATGATCAGGGACTTTTGGAACTTGATTTTGACTCTGACAAACATGTGAGTGGGCTATCTCCTTTGTCTAATTttgattgcttttttttttttttttttttggtagctagatttgaattattttctgaacttttCTTGTGAGAGTTAATTTCCATGATGTATGATTTGGCAGGATATCCAACTCAGGGGGGTTAATCGAGATGAGCAGAATATAAAAATGGCACAGCATTATCCCAATTCTAGACATTTCCTGACTTATAGACATTCATTAAGGGTGACCATTCCAGTTTATGCTTTTGCTTTAtcaatatgataaaattttctaaacttAAAAGCGGAAGTAAATAACACGACTGTTTGATAGTTTTCCTGTATAATtccttaatatttttgtttaattctaGTCACTACATTTGACTAGGGGTATGTTTGGAATCAAGGTGCTATGGCTTTTAATCGACAGCTGTTGTAGAATGAAATTACTACTTGTGGAATATAAATGGTTgggtagttaataaataacagCTTTCAAGTAATGTTGGATGTGTACTGAACAGTTAAGCTGCTGTGCTTCAAAAATTAAGTAGAACTGCACTGGATTAAGAATGAATATGAACAAGGAAATCAAtgatatgaaacaaaaaagggATTTCAGTTCTTTGATTCGTATTCTTATAACATGTTCCTCTGTCAATTCTCAGAGTTATGCTTCGATTCTTTATCTAAGACTTCCTCCTGGATTTCGGATCATTATCCGGGGAAAAGATGTTGAGCACCACAATATAGTGAATGATATGATGTTGTCTAAGAAGGTTACATATCGGCCACAGCCTGGAGCTTCTGGGATCCCGACAGATTTACATGTAATGCTTTAGTGTAGATTTTTGTGTTGCTATTGGATGTGTTAATTTGATATTGACTACTGCAGCTGTTTTCATCAGATGGCTGTAGATGTCACTATTGGGTTTGTGAAGGATGCAAAGCATCACATTGATGTTCAGGGTTTCAATGTTTATCACAAGAATCGACTCATTAAGGTTTGTTGTGCTTTGATTTCTATTTGGTATGAAATGAACTGTTAGCTTCTTGGTAATGTAGCATTTTTTACCCATGAAGAGTTCCAATTAGAACTAATTCCTTGCTATGCATGCATGTGATTGTGTGTGTTCGGGTCATGGTTTACAGTATGATGAATAAAAAGTTATGATTATCCGGTTGTTCTCTGCACTGTTGATTCTGCTTTGAGTGTTTTGGAGTTATCATTTGATGGGCTATTGACATAAAAACAAACTGAGTTTGattgagataatttttcaaacttgtTATCATTTTTGGTTAGATAACTTAAACTGATTtgtacttttgtttttttttggttccAAAGATTTAGTAGTCTTTGTGGTGGTTATAATCTGTTATAAGGTTGTCTACGTTGTTTATTTGAGTTAAATTTACTAATATATTTGAACCGGGTTCTTATGTTGCTTTTGTATGATTGTGATGGTGGAGATGAATGGccaatatttttcaagattttgaTGTATTTGACTTGTTTTCAAATGTAATTATGTACTCTCTTCCCAAGAAAGTAATATGCGCTGTTCATCTAGTAGTGTTAGGGTGCATTTCCTCTAAGCTCTCATCTTTCAATACTGGGAtgttacttaatttttatctttcaaaaacatcacatacttttcttttctaagaCTATCCTTGACATTTTCACACCAATCTTTTAtcccaatttttttcaaactaGGGATAggttaaaaactcaaattctgCTGAGTGGAAAATCTgtactttttaatatttctttttcttattagaAGCAGATGTTTTAGAAGACTTCTCTTTGCATCCTATTAGATGACATCTTTCTCATTACTCATTAGCTGCCTGCATATAGGAGTTACTATTTGTTGTATTAGCAGGGGGAATGCAACATTGAATAATCTCTTGGGACTTCAGCGGTTGATACTCCTAGAAAAGTTTGCCATAAATTTAAACATCCTTAGAATTTGGAAAGTTTTGTAGTTTACCTGACAAACTATTTGGTTTTCCAAAATGTTTTTCAATTGTTCTTACTGGAAGCTGTGATGTGGTTTCAGCCGTTTTGGAGGCTTTGGAATGCTTCGGGAAGTGATGGTCGTGGGGTTATAGGTACTATGTTTGCACTAAAGTCTCAAGTTCCTCTTAATAATCTTACTTGAATTTTCACCCCTGATGCATTTCATCACTGCTAATAGGTGTCTTGGAAGCTAATTTTGTTGAACCAGCCCATGATAAGCAGGGGTTTGAACGAACTACTGTTCTTGCAAGACTTGAGGCACGTTTAATACAAATGCAAAAGGACTACTGGTCTGTGGTGCTTTAGTTTTTAGTAGTAGCTGTTTGTTCTGAGTTCCTGGGTTGTTTTTGAGGTTTTACTCCTACTTTATATAGGAACAATAACTGTCATGAAATTGGATATGCTCCAAGACgttataagaaatatataaaagattcTTATGACAGAGGTATATTTTTATACAGTGTAGATTACTGCTGCACTTGATAAAATCAGTTCTTGCAGTTTCTAAGCCATACTAACATATCTCGATCTGTAGAAATCTCTTCTAAGAAGAGTTATCCCTCAAGGCACAAGATAACAGATTCATCACATTCGGACAAACATCAGTTGCACTCAAATCAGAGATGGGAAGGAAAAGACTCTAAAAGATTACCTGAAGCATCAAATTATGGAGATCGGAAGGGACATGAGTCCAGCAAAGGCAAATATAAGATGAAGACTCCTGTGAAATATAGAGAAGGGGCAAGTGTTTCTGAGCCACTGTCGCCTTCTGCAGAGGATGCCAGTGATGATGACATGCATGTTATGGTAACTGCTAGAGGGGCTAATGGCAGTAGTCAAAAGATATTAGCTGCTGAAAAATCTTTTGGGAAAGATGGATTGCATAGGACTCATCCGTCTGCATGCTTGGTAGACAGTGAATCTCAGCAAGATGGTGCTTCTGGTGGAAGTTCTGTTCGACCATTCATGCCATCACAGTCAAAGGTTATCTTCAAACTTTATTCCTCTTCAGTGTCTCTCCTCTCTTCGCCCGTGTGTCTGTAGGGGTGCTTTTTGTTCTGTGGATTGTCTGTCAGTGTGACAATGTGTCACTAAATTGAAGGGTAACATGGCTGTAGATAGGTTTCTGATCGCTCTTGTCTAACTCACAGGGAAGTGAAGTGAACTACCCTGAGCATTTCCTTTCAGACTGTAGTTTAGGTGCTAATCTAGGTCAGTTGAAGCAAGAGAATCACGAATTAAAGAAAAGGTGGGTTATTCTGCCTTTCTGAAACTTTGAGATTTGTCTAATGTTTGTCCTTGTAGTTCATGGCTGCATGTCACGTgcatttttatctttctatttCTAGGTTAGAGAAGAAGGAAGGAGAGCTTCAAGAAGAACGAGAAAGGTGTAGATCACTTGAAGCTCAGGTATGTGCCATTactctttcaaattttatcatgctGTATCTATTTAGACCTTT contains these protein-coding regions:
- the LOC102608497 gene encoding protein MICRORCHIDIA 7, whose protein sequence is MNVNVKREILETCLTTAEPKQNDSVSNKLVPFIELSSSSESNSGSDSDDVNEDAEGAGDKSGRPNKRRKMPQDLEVVLPVGFLEPLPAPERLPGAAGNDKAVSVGLQSCKQFWKAGDYEGAPSGGWEFSTGGMDHVRVHPKFLHSNATSHKWALGAFAELLDNSLDEVCNGATYSNIDMLINRKDGSRMLLIEDNGGGMNPDKMRHCMSLGYSAKSKAANTIGQYGNGFKTSTMRLGADVIVFSCCCGKDGKSPTRSIGLLSYTFLRSTGKEDIVVPMLDYEGSQQEWKKIIRSSLDDWNRNVETIVQWSPFSSEADLLHQFNLMKDHGTRIIIYNLWEDDQGLLELDFDSDKHDIQLRGVNRDEQNIKMAQHYPNSRHFLTYRHSLRSYASILYLRLPPGFRIIIRGKDVEHHNIVNDMMLSKKVTYRPQPGASGIPTDLHMAVDVTIGFVKDAKHHIDVQGFNVYHKNRLIKPFWRLWNASGSDGRGVIGVLEANFVEPAHDKQGFERTTVLARLEARLIQMQKDYWNNNCHEIGYAPRRYKKYIKDSYDREISSKKSYPSRHKITDSSHSDKHQLHSNQRWEGKDSKRLPEASNYGDRKGHESSKGKYKMKTPVKYREGASVSEPLSPSAEDASDDDMHVMVTARGANGSSQKILAAEKSFGKDGLHRTHPSACLVDSESQQDGASGGSSVRPFMPSQSKGSEVNYPEHFLSDCSLGANLGQLKQENHELKKRLEKKEGELQEERERCRSLEAQLKVMQQTIEELNKEQESLIDIFAEERDRREREEENLRKKIKDASDTIQDLLDKIKLLEKMKTPSIRAGH